From a region of the Salmo trutta chromosome 10, fSalTru1.1, whole genome shotgun sequence genome:
- the uqcrc2b gene encoding cytochrome b-c1 complex subunit 2, mitochondrial codes for MKGIRGITQLSTRLYAAQAARKLDVAVEHVKFQPQDVQVTKLPSGLVIASLDNYSPASRIGVFVKAGCRYESPENQGVTHLLRLAANLTTKGASAFRICRGVEAVGGSLGVTSSRENMIYSVDCLRDHIDTVMEYLINVTTAPEFRPWEVSDLTSRVKMDKALAAQTPQMGVIEGLHGAAYKNTLSNSLYCPDYMVGHVDADHMHNFIQNNFTSARMALVGLGVDHDVLKQVGEQFLNIRSGMGTAGTKAQYRGGEVRVQNGSSLVHSAVVSEGAAVGTDEVMAFSVLQHVLGAGPHIKRGSNSTSKLIQGVAKATADPFDASAFNVNYSDSGLFGVYTISQSAAAGDVIKAAIGQVKAVARGVSEADLTRAKTQLKAEYLMALESSEGLLDAMGSQALARGAYHSPEAIAQKIDSVSATDVANAANKFVSGKKSMASSGNLIKTPFVDEI; via the exons ATGAAGGGGATCCGCGGAATCACTCAGTTATCG ACAAGGCTTTACGCAGCCCAGGCTGCCCGTAAGTTGGATGTCGCTGTGGAGCATGTCAAGTTTCAGCCTCAGGATGTGCAG GTGACTAAACTGCCCAGCGGTCTGGTGATAGCCTCGTTGGACAACTACTCCCCGGCTTCCAGGATCGGTGTGTTTGTGAAAGCTGGCTGTCGATATGAGTCCCCAGAGAACCAGGGGGTCACCCACCTGCTCCGTCTGGCTGCCAACCTG actaccaaaggtgcttcagcctTCAGGATCTGTCGTGGTGTGGAAGCAGTTGGAGGCAGTCTAGG CGTGACGTCATCCAGAGAGAACATGATCTACTCGGTTGACTGTCTCAGAGACCACAT TGACACAGTGATGGAGTACCTGATCAATGTGACCACAGCCCCAGAGTTCAGGCCGTGGGAGGTGTCTGACCTCACCTCCAGGGTCAAGATGGACAAGGCCCTGGCCGCACAGACCCCCCAGATGG GTGTGATTGAGGGTCTACATGGAGCTGCTTACAAGAACACGCTGTCCAACTCCCTCTACTGCCCAGACTACATGGTTGGCCACGTCGACGCTGACCAT ATGCACAATTTTATCCAGAACAATTTCACAAGTGCAAGAATGGCTCTGGTTGGGCTTG GTGTGGACCACGACGTTCTGAAGCAGGTGGGAGAGCAGTTCCTCAACATCCGCAGTGGGATGGGCACCGCTGGGACAAAGGCTCAGTACCGAGGCG gtgAGGTGAGGGTGCAGAATGGGTCCAGCCTGGTGCACTCTGCAGTGGTGTCTGAGGGGGCGGCGGTGGGCACAGATGAGGTCATGGCCTTCTCTGTACTTCAGCACGTCCTGGGGGCGGGGCCACACATCAAGAGAGGCTCCAATTCCACCTCCAAACTCATCCAGGGCGTCGCTAAGGCTACTGCAGACCCCTTCGAC GCCTCTGCTTTCAATGTCAACTACTCTGACTCTGGCCTGTTTGGAGTCTACACCATCTCCCAGTCTGCAGCAGCTGGTGAC GTGATCAAGGCAGCTATTGGCCAGGTGAAGGCTGTTGCAAGGGGGGTCTCAGAAGCTGACCTGACCCGCGCCAA GACCCAGCTGAAGGCTGAGTACCTGATGGCGTTGGAGAGCTCAGAGGGTTTGTTAGATGCCATGGGTTCACAGGCTCTGGCCAGAGGGGCCTACCACTCCCCCGAGGCCATCGCACAGAAGATCGACTCGGTCTCAGCAACGGATGTCGCCAAC GCTGCAAATAAGTTTGTGTCGGGCAAGAAGTCCATGGCTTCAAGTGGAAACCTCATCAAGACGCCCTTCGTAGACGAGATCTAA
- the crym gene encoding ketimine reductase mu-crystallin, whose protein sequence is MAEPPVLIRQDEVEDLLHYKDLIPRLEVALRKFSKLDSAEVIQPVRTTVPLQKYNGFLGLMPAYLVHEDILCTKLVCFYKRESGSTLPSTQATVLLFDPEYGNVKAVMDGEVITAKRTAAVSAISAKLLMPTKSDVLTILGAGHQALSHYHVFTETFSFKEVRVWSRRKETAERFAQSTQGHVTVWESVEEAVNGADVIVTVTGASEPVLFGQWVKPGAHVAAVGACRPDWRELDDVLMRQAEVYVDSREGAVAESGDIILSGAKVFAELGEVLNGTRPALREKTTVFKSLGMGIQDAVSAKLVFEQWKNKH, encoded by the exons ATGGCTGAGCCACCCGTTCTTATACGACAAGATGAGGTTGAAGATTTGTTGCATTATAAAGATTTGATCCCGCGACTTGAAGTAGCACTGCGGAAGTTTTCCAAACTGGACAGCGCAGAAGTGATCCAGCCCGTTCGTACTACGGTCCCGTTACAAAAATACAATGG ATTCCTGGGGCTGATGCCTGCGTATTTGGTGCATGAAGACATCCTGTGCACAAAATTGGTGTGTTTCTATAAGAGGGAGAGTGGGTCAACTCTGCCATCAACTCAAGCCACGGTGTTGCTGTTTGATCCTGAGTATGGGAACGTCAAAGCT GTCATGGATGGGGAGGTTATCACAGCCAAAAGGACAGCAGCAGTGTCTGCTATTTCTGCCAAG CTGTTGATGCCAACCAAGTCGGACGTGTTGACCATACTGGGAGCTGGCCATCAGGCCCTCAGCCACTACCACGTCTTCACAGAAACCTTCTCCTTTAAAGAG GTCCGCGTGTGGAGCAGGAGGAAAGAGACGGCGGAGAGGTTTGCCCAGTCCACCCAGGGTCACGTAACAGTATGGGAGTCAGTGGAGGAGGCAGTGAACGGTGCAGACGTCATAGTCACTGTGACTGGGGCCAGTGAACCAGTGCTCTTTGGCCAGTGGGTCAAGCCAGGTGCCCATGTAGCAG cTGTGGGAGCCTGCAGGCCAGACTGGAGGGAGctggatgatgtgttgatgaggcaGGCGGAGGTGTATGTGGACAGCAGAGAGGGAGCTGTAGCAGAGTCGGGAGACATCATCCTGTCTGGG GCCAAAGTGTTTGCAGAGCTTGGAGAGGTTCTCAATGGAACAAGACCTGCCCTTAGAGAGAAGACCACTGTGTTCAAATCCCTTG GAATGGGGATTCAAGATGCAGTCTCTGCCAAGCTTGTGTTTGAACAGTGGAAGAACAAACACTGA
- the LOC115201420 gene encoding NHP2-like protein 1, producing MTEAEVNPKAYPLADATLSKTILDLVQQASNYKQLRKGANEATKTLNRGISEFIVMAADAEPLEIILHLPLLCEDKNVPYVFVRSKQALGRACGVSRPVIATSITIKEGSQLKPQIQSTQMAIERLLV from the exons ATG ACTGAAGCCGAAGTGAATCCCAAGGCCTACCCCCTGGCCGACGCCACACTTTCCAAAACCATCCTGGACCTTGTGCAGCAAGCCTCCAACTACAAACAGTTGAGGAAAGGGGCCAATGAGG CCACCAAGACATTGAACCGTGGTATCTCTGAGTTCATTGTGATGGCTGCTGATGCTGAGCCACTGGAGATCATCCTCCACCTGCCGCTGCTCTGCGAGGACAAGAACGTCCCCTACGTGTTCGTGCGCTCTAAGCAGGCCCTGGGGCGTGCCTGTGGGGTCTCCCGccccgtcatcgccacctcaaTCACCATCAAGGAGGGCTCTCAGCTGAAGCCCCAGATCCAGTCTACCCAGATGGCCATTGAGAGACTGCTGGTCTGA